In Candida dubliniensis CD36 chromosome 6, complete sequence, the following are encoded in one genomic region:
- a CDS encoding ADIPOR-like receptor IZH3 orthologue, putative (Similar to S. cerevisiae IZH3;~In S. cerevisiae: membrane protein involved in zinc metabolism) yields the protein MSTATELASTGEIRNRSNNDKNKTDEDSSTSSVVQTAEDLLVEKLDLFISSIESRLDNFERFFKLDKNAKKEQQQQQQQGTINGGGGGGGRPLGRSRRSSSTSSLQSFRDFSINNLNMVYERLGIIKKSVLSNSFNNLEYLSKVLADQYNYLFSSSAIDSDSDSEEENNQNDNNGTNNNNNNNNNSINIGQFKEEFTNLGMKSLNKREILSQKIITTIQYFDEKLIKIDDFIKENKPSATDDYTHDIIFSKLRYFNFNRALQNSNNRYLHYYELPLIWRENKYIINGYRFSLSHISMLKSIFHFNHNESMNIWSHLIGLIIIIYICINHFPNSNIFQQITWGDNLIMYMFLFAAIKCLINSSLWHTFSCFAHYPTRQTFACVDYTGITVLITCSIISVEYCSLYNYPKLLMGYMIFSTLCGLAGFIFNWSSYFDKPECRSIRIGFFLGLSFSGATAMICKSYYEGIMITLSFFSPLLYKSFIWYLIGVGFYGGLIPERWRYDIIIEENHLNNRHTYKPTDVILEKMGHDGEDEMEEIEEEFEEIVDQHISDNTTTTTTTSTSTSTTTTTNHDIFDHDEKFEELIAKHFKPNPINTPYANNFLSLWWVDYFLASHNIWHICVVLGILGHYVCLLDMFRGLEKLV from the coding sequence ATGAGTACTGCTACTGAATTAGCATCTACTGGTGAAATCAGAAATAGatctaataatgataagAACAAAACTGATGAAGAttcttctacttcttcAGTGGTTCAAACTGCTGAAGATTTATTAGTGGAAAAATTGGAtcttttcatttcatcaatagAATCAAGAttagataattttgaaCGATTTTTCAAACTTGATAAGAATGCCAAAAAagagcaacaacaacaacaacaacaaggcACCattaatggtggtggtggtggtggtggaagACCATTAGGACGATCTAGAagatcatcatcaacttcaAGTTTACAACTGTTTCgagatttttcaataaataatttaaatatggTTTATGAACGATTAGGAATAATTAAGAAATCAGTGTTAtccaattcattcaataatttagaATATTTATCTAAAGTACTTGCTgatcaatataattatttattttctaGTCTGGCCATCGATAGTGATAGTGAtagtgaagaagaaaacaatcaaaatgacaataatggaaccaacaacaataacaacaataacaataacagtATAAATATTGGTCAAtttaaagaagaatttaCAAATTTAGGAATGAAATCTTTAAATAAACGAGAAATCTTATCACAAAAGATCATTACTACCATAcaatattttgatgaaaaattaattaaaattgatgattttattaaagaaaataaaccTTCAGCAACTGATGATTATACTCATGATATTATATTTAGTAAGCTTCgttattttaattttaatcgTGCTCTTCAAAATTCCAATAATAGATATTTACATTATTATGAATTACCATTAATTTGGCgagaaaataaatatattattaatggaTATAGATTTTCCCTTAGTCATATTCTGATGTTAAAACtgatatttcattttaatCATAATGAATCAATGAATATTTGGAGTCATTTAATTggtttaataattattatttatatatgtATTAATCATTTCCCTAATAGTAATATTTTCCAACAAATTACTTGGGGGGATAATTTAATCATGTATatgtttctttttgcaGCAATTAAatgtttaattaattcttcattatgGCAtactttttcttgttttgcTCATTATCCAACAAGACAAACATTTGCTTGTGTTGATTATACTGGTATTACAGTTTTAATTACATGTTCAATTATTAGTGTTGAATATTGTagtttatataattatcctaaattattaatggggtatatgattttttcaacattatGTGGATTAGCaggatttatttttaattggtcatcatattttgataaacCTGAATGTCGATCAATTAGAATTGGATTTTTCCTTGGATTATCATTTTCAGGAGCTACAGCAATGATTTGTAAATCTTATTATGAAGGAATTATGATAactttatcatttttttctccaCTTTTATATAAAAGTTTTATATGGTATTTAATTGGTGTTGGATTTTATGGTGGATTAATTCCAGAAAGATGGAGATAtgatataataattgaagaaaatcatCTTAATAATCGTCATACTTATAAACCAACTGATGTTATATTAGAAAAAATGGGTCATGATGGTGAAGATGAAAtggaagaaattgaagaagaatttgaagaaattgttgatcaaCATATATCAGataatacaacaacaactactactactagtactagtactagtactactactactactaatcatgatatttttgatcatgatgaaaaatttgaagaattgattgcTAAACATTTTAAAC
- a CDS encoding cyclin, putative (Similar to S. cerevisiae PHO80;~In S. cerevisiae: cyclin, negatively regulates phosphate metabolism; Pho80p-Pho85p (cyclin-CDK complex) phosphorylates Pho4p and Swi5p; deletion of PHO80 leads to aminoglycoside supersensitivity; truncated form of PHO80 affects vacuole inheritance), whose amino-acid sequence MLVDNYIKASSIKFNISIAPCVEIARYLKSNQQQQQQLRLHEDPTQLLHQPYPSSQPQPQPSSQETQYYYQQQRRQQQQQQQQQQQREHKRPHATPRIRRPSSSLTPIYSPKTKKSTPNKTTKTPLHKSLESPSPPIKKKSKNRIIVPNEFIRCDLDIIITLINRMLISLIKLNDNNNTTNINTSTPLPPPPTRFHSKTPPAISIFSYINRLTKFNNLKSNGLITMIYYIDILSYMYPHFQLNSWTIHRFLLVATMISQKAMEDYFYTNDHYAKVGGVSLEELNCLELDFLKRIDWRTIPINNPNVQQLYYNKLVEMTGRISNMIDEGNDNDNRYKHTKFIMENEDPTDYDEEEGSEEDLEEDDDEEEEEEEEEEEGFYDSDDDINSEDNIDIEIEVDDYDYEMEENNSNVPDLPNIPMYKYDSNGFSIDGSSSPHLKRRYSKD is encoded by the coding sequence ATGCTTGTTGACAACTATATAAAGGCAAGTTCTATAAAGTTCAATATTTCAATAGCACCATGTGTGGAAATAGCGAgatatttgaaatcaaatcaacaacaacagcaacaactaCGACTACATGAAGATCCAACACAACTACTACATCAACCATACCCACTGtcacaaccacaaccacaaccactGTCACAAGAAACACAATATTactatcaacaacaacgacgacaacagcaacaacagcaacaacagcaacaacagcgTGAACATAAAAGACCACATGCTACCCCAAGAATACGTCGGCCATCATCATCGCTAACACCTATATATTCACCCAAAACCAAGAAATCAACTCCCAATAAAACCACTAAAACTCCACTACATAAATCATTAGAATCTccatcaccaccaataaagaaaaaatccAAGAATAGAATAATTGTCCCTAATGAATTTATAAGATGTGATCTTGATATTATAATAACTTTAATAAATCGAAtgttaatttcattaatcaaattaaatgataataataataccacAAATATCAATACTTCAACACCTTTACCTCCTCCACCAACTCGATTTCATAGTAAGACTCCACCAGCAATTTCGATTTTTTCATATATTAATCGTCTTactaaattcaataatttaaaatctAATGGATTAATTACTatgatatattatattgatataCTTTCATATATGTATCCTCATTTCCAATTGAATTCATGGACTATTCATCGATTTTTATTAGTAGCAACTATGATATCTCAAAAAGCTATGGaagattatttttataCTAATGATCATTATGCAAAAGTTGGTGGAGTATCattagaagaattaaattgtttagaattggattttttaaaaagaattgattggAGAACTATACCAATAAATAATCCAAATGTTcaacaattatattataataaattagttGAAATGACTGGAAGGATATCAAATATGATTGATGAAggtaatgataatgataatcgGTATAAACATACTAAATTTATTATGGAAAATGAAGATCCTACAGATTATGATGAAGAGGAGGGTCTGGAAGAAGATCTagaagaagatgacgatgaggaggaggaggaggaggaagaagaagaagagggGTTTTATGatagtgatgatgatattaatagtgaagataatattgatattgaaattgaggTTGACGATTACGATTATGAAATGgaagaaaataattcaaatgtaCCTGATTTGCCAAATATACCAATGTATAAATATGATAGTAATGGGTTTAGTATAGATGGAAGTTCTTCACCTCATTTAAAAAGACGGTATAGTAAAGATTAA
- a CDS encoding molybdopterin binding protein, putative (contains a probable molybdopterin binding domain (Pfam PF00994); this domain is found a variety of proteins involved in biosynthesis of molybdopterin cofactor; the domain is presumed to bind molybdopterin) — MGVSHCLYHTLSRMTQFTTTRGGGKPIRNAGCLIIGDEILNGKILDTNSYNFARFCFNNLSIPLKRTIVCGDDEQDIINSLNILLKQDKLDLIITSGGLGSTHDDITYKVISDYFQLDYQLDQEVVDRMKSIRGEYLDKLNPEQLNAFYRMATLPAPPQISNPKSNSTTTTIVEKYFIDDKLWFPIVGLNEQVYILPGVPQLFTQLIKDMEPMLKPRVISSDLIRRYVVTKSGETQLAPFLTNLQEKCDKKYGKGILKLGSYPHMNLHINTISIIGQKLNNEDLDWIVQALIENIGGDAKEITQAQEDEYSK, encoded by the coding sequence ATGGGTGTGAGTCATTGTTTATATCACACATTATCAAGAATGACTCAATTTACAACTACTAGAGGGGGAGGTAAACCAATTAGAAATGCTGGATGTTTAATTATTGGTGATGAAATATTAAATGGTAAAATATTAGATACTAATTCTTATAATTTTGCcagattttgttttaataatttatcaattccATTGAAAAGAACAATAGTAtgtggtgatgatgaacaagatataattaattcattaaatattttattaaaacaagATAAATTAGATCTTATAATAACTTCTGGTGGATTAGGTAGTACTCATGATGATATAACTTATAAAGTGATTAGtgattattttcaattagaTTATCAATTAGATCAAGAAGTAGTTGATAGAATGAAATCAATTCGTGGTGAAtatcttgataaattaaatccTGAACAATTGAATGCATTTTATCGAATGGCTACTCTACCGGCACCACCCCAAATTCTGAACCCCAAATctaattcaacaacaacaacaatagttgagaaatattttattgatgataaattatgGTTCCCAATAGTTGGATTAAATGAACAAGTTTATATATTACCAGGAGTACCACAATTATTTActcaattaatcaaagaTATGGAACCAATGTTGAAACCACGAGTAATATCATCGGATTTAATTAGAAGATATGTTGTTACTAAATCAGGAGAAACTCAATTAGCACCatttttaacaaatttacaagaaaaatGTGATAAAAAATATGGTAAAGGTATATTAAAATTAGGTAGTTATCCCCATATGAATTTACATATTAATACAATTAGTATAATTGgtcaaaaattaaataatgaagatttGGATTGGATAGTACAAGcattgattgaaaatattggtGGTGATGCTAAAGAAATCACTCAAGCTCAAGAAGATGAATATagtaaataa
- a CDS encoding serine/threonine-protein phosphatase, putative (Similar to S. cerevisiae PPQ1;~phosphatase involved in the regulation of protein synthesis, putative), which produces MGNSPSKDDPLPKSSSSNKSSNGGSSSSSSTVSGTDLDPDEMAPALSQLMINDKLNKKSNFPQRSSSLNVGNSTKHNKTSNNNNNSNSKTIRTLEVEGMSTSTLVSTTATTTPPQRIPSIRSRQSSEVYDFDLEIGMSMAKLLKNQQDFPSSLESSNASVSSPVFTTLGVDTKDEDSLSSINSSPCDTKNNVIANKQLSYPENMSTSKKLDVIDEINSLESSPSNSSKLSQANLRKHNKTLVHQLTKRISDSSTSSASGSPPLVGTSQKLEVDIDNIIARLLATKKRSTSRKTKSRLPVETSELKYVLAKSRQIFLDQPTLLRLSPPVKIVGDIHGQFHDLIRIFNCCGYPPHSNYLFLGDYVDRGEKSLETILLLLCYKIKYPENFFMLRGNHESANITKIYGFYDECKRRLSNHKLWKNFIDVFNALPIAAVINDKIFCVHGGLSPDLNNFEQIENIKRPTDVPDKGLLADLLWSDPDPSVKNFSLTNWPKNDRGVSYVFGKKHVDYFCSKFKLDLIVRGHMVVEDGYEFFNKRKLVTVFSAPNYCGEFNNFGAIMSVDKHLYCSFELIKPI; this is translated from the coding sequence atGGGAAATAGCCCGTCTAAAGATGATCCCCTACCGAAGTCCTCATCAAGTAATAAATCAAGTAATGGTGGCAGTTCGTCGTCATCTTCTACCGTCAGTGGTACTGACTTAGATCCTGATGAGATGGCCCCTGCGCTATCTCAATTAATGATTAATGATAAGTTAAACAAGAAGAGCAATTTCCCCCAACGCTCTTCTTCCTTAAATGTTGGTAACAGTACTAAACATAACAAGActagcaacaacaacaacaacagtaacAGCAAGACTATTAGAACACTTGAAGTCGAAGGAATGTCAACATCAACTTTGGTCTCCACCACAGccacaacaacaccaccacaaaGAATACCTTCCATACGTTCAAGACAATCGTCAGAGGtttatgattttgatttggaaattgGAATGTCAATGgcaaaattgttgaaaaaccAACAAGATTTCCCTTCGTCTTTGGAGTCACTGAACGCGTCGGTTTCTTCTCCTGTATTCACCACATTAGGAGTTGATACTAAAGATGAAGATCTGCTTCtgtcaattaattcaagcCCTTGTGATACCAAGAATAATGTCATCGCTAATAAGCAATTGTCGTATCCTGAAAATATGTCAACACTGAAGAAATTAGAcgttattgatgaaattaacTCATTGGAATCTTCTCCCTCAAATTCAAGTAAACTTTCTCAAGCTAATTTAAGAAAACATAATAAAACCCTTGTGCATCAATTAACGAAAAGGATTTCCGATAGTTCTACTTCAAGTGCATCTGGTTCGCCTCCTTTAGTTGGTACTTCTCAAAAATTGGaagttgatattgataacaTCATTGCAAGGTTATTGGCGACGAAAAAGAGATCAACTTCTCGTAAAACCAAGAGTCGTTTGCCAGTGGAAACAAGTGAACTTAAGTATGTTTTGGCCAAGAGTAGACAGATTTTTTTGGACCAACCAACGTTATTAAGATTGTCACCACCAGTGAAAATTGTCGGTGATATTCATGGACAATTTCATGATTTGATCCgtattttcaattgctgTGGATACCCACCacattcaaattatttatttttaggtGATTATGTTGATCGAGGTGAAAAATCTTTAGAAAccattttattattactttgTTATAAGATCAAGTATCCGGAAAATTTCTTCATGTTAAGAGGTAACCATGAATCAGCCAATATCACAAAAATTTATGGGTTTTATGATGAATGTAAAAGAAGATTGTCAAATCATAAATTATGGAAGaattttattgatgttTTCAATGCCTTACCCATTGCTGCAGTGATTAACGATAAAATTTTCTGTGTTCATGGTGGACTTTCTCctgatttaaataattttgaacaaattgaaaatattaaacGTCCTACTGATGTTCCTGATAAAGGATTATTAGCTGATTTATTATGGTCTGATCCTGATCCTCTGGTTAAGAATTTCTCCTTGACAAATTGGCCGAAAAATGATCGTGGAGTTTCCTATGTTTTCGGTAAGAAACACGTTGATTATTTCTGTTCgaaattcaaattggaTTTAATTGTTCGTGGTCATATGGTGGTTGAAGATGGATAtgaattcttcaataaaCGTAAATTGGTTACGGTGTTCAGTGCTCCTAATTATTGTGgtgaatttaataattttggtGCTATTATGAGTGTTGATAAACATTTATATTGttcatttgaattgattaaacCAATTTGA
- the SNQ2 gene encoding ABC transporter (In C. albicans: protein detected at yeast-form cell plasma membrane by mass spec), with amino-acid sequence MSSEDIESSSSSLQEYVGQQHHKTQPSTDEDYNDYDENNDESRRLHLVRTVSSINRHNFDEKFDSISREISRQVTNKEGEFQLRLDEFNLAKILANFVYFAKKQGIVLRKSGITFQDLCVYGVDESFAIAPTVTDLLKGPIGGIQAILSQMKTPPRKILKNLNGFAKPGESVLVLGRPGAGCTTFLKALSGTDFDLYKGVTGDIRYDGLPQSEMLKLFKNDLVYNPELDVHFPHLTVDQTLTFAIACKTPEMRINGVTRDEFINAKKEILATVFGLRHTYNTKVGNDFVRGVSGGERKRVSIAEALACNGSIYCWDNATRGLDASTALEFAQAIRTSTKLLKTTAFVTIYQAGEGIYETFDRVTVLYDGHQIYYGPANKAKKYFEDMGWECPPRQSTAEFLTAITDPIGRFPRAGWENKVPRTAQDFEHYWLNSPQYQELMQEIKDYNDEIDEDETRGKYYESIQQEKMKGARTKSPFTISYLEQLKLCFIRSYQRILGDSAYTLTLMFASVAQAFVAGSLYYNTPDDVSGAFSRGGVIFFAVLFMSLMGLAEISASFSSRPILMKQKNYTMYHPSADSLSNFVMSIPISIFINTFFVIILYFLSNLARDAGKFFICYLFVIMLHLTMKSMFQAIAAINKSIAGANAMGGISVLASLMYSSYMIQRPSMHPWFKWISYINPVLYAFEAVIASEFHGRKMQCTSQYLTPSGPGYENLGAGEQVCTFIGSVPGQSWVLGDDYLRIAYTYRFSHVWRNLGILFGFLAFFLTIATLGTEYVKPITGGGDKLLFLKGKVPEHITLPSERKEEDIESGGDTTATSNGTLSQGKSDDEKGAIVDEGLKAKGVFVWKDVDYVIPYEGKKRQLLQNVSGYCVPGTLTALMGESGAGKTTLLNVLAQRIDFGVITGDMLVNGRPLDTSFSRRTGYVQQQDIHFSEVTVRESLQFAARLRRSNDVSDAEKLEYVEKIIDVLDMRGYADAVVGRLGNGLNVEQRKKLSIGVELVAKPSLLLFLDEPTSGLDSQSAWAIVKLLRDLANAGQSILCTIHQPSATLFEEFDRLLLLKKGGIVTYFGDIGPRSRTILDYFERNGARHCDDKENPAEYILEAIGAGATASTEFDWGDIWAQSPEKVQTDAKRDELIKESAQNAADTTTSSSEKNSTSKYATPYWYQFRHVTHRTSLIFYRDPDYIAAKIFLMTIAGLFIGFTFFGLKHTKTGAQNGMFCAFLSCVIAAPLINQMLEKAASRDIYEVREKLSNTYHWSLLILPQVIFEVIYMIIGGTIMFVCLYFPTQVNTVASHSGIFYFSQAIFLQTFAVSFGLMVSYVSPDVESASVIVSFLYTFIVSFSGVVQPVDLMPGFWTFMNKVSPYTYFIQNLVSSFLHDRTIRCNAKELSYFNPPSGETCKEFASAFISRHGGYLIDDGATSNCGYCSFSNADEYLLTIGVKFAYRWRNIGFFCAYIIFNISICLILYYFIRYRKISLNVTGLISKFKKSKI; translated from the coding sequence ATGTCATCAGAGGATATTGAAAGTTCAAGTTCATCACTTCAAGAGTATGTTGGTCAGCAACACCACAAAACACAACCTTCAACAGATGAGGATTACAATGATTAcgatgaaaataatgatgaaagCAGAAGATTACATTTAGTAAGAACGGTGTCATCGATTAATCGGCacaattttgatgaaaaatttgattctatATCAAGAGAAATTTCACGTCAAGTGACTAATAAAGAAGGAGAATTTCAATTAAGATTAgatgaattcaatttagcCAAGATTTTGGccaattttgtttattttgcTAAAAAACAAGGAATAGTATTACGGAAAAGTGGGATTACTTTCCAAGATCTTTGTGTTTATGGAGTTGATGAATCCTTTGCCATTGCTCCCACTGTCACCGATTTATTGAAAGGACCAATTGGTGGTATTCAAGCAATATTATCACAAATGAAAACACCACCACGTAAAatcttgaaaaatttgaatggGTTTGCTAAACCTGGTGAATCAGTATTGGTTTTAGGTAGACCAGGTGCTGGGTGTACTACTTTTTTAAAGGCATTAAGTGGGactgattttgatttatacaAGGGAGTCACTGGTGATATCAGATACGATGGATTACCACAATCGGaaatgttgaaattgttcaagAATGATTTGGTTTATAATCCCGAATTGGATGTGCATTTCCCTCATTTGACTGTTGATCAAACTTTGACATTTGCTATTGCCTGTAAAACACCAGAAATGAGAATCAATGGAGTCACTAGAGATGAATTCATCAATGCTAAAAAGGAAATATTGGCTACTGTGTTTGGGTTAAGACACACCTATAATACTAAAGTGGGTAACGATTTTGTTCGTGGTGTTTCCGGTGGGGAGAGAAAGAGAGTATCTATTGCTGAAGCATTAGCATGTAATGGCTCAATTTATTGTTGGGACAATGCTACTAGAGGATTGGATGCATCAACAGCTTTAGAATTTGCTCAAGCCATTAGAACTTCAActaaattattgaaaacaacGGCATTCGTCACCATCTATCAAGCTGGTGAAGGTATTTATGAAACTTTTGATCGTGTCACTGTGCTTTACGATGGccatcaaatttattacgGTCCAGCAAATAAAGCCAAGAAGTATTTTGAAGATATGGGTTGGGAATGTCCACCAAGACAATCCACGGCAGAATTCTTAACAGCCATTACTGACCCAATTGGTAGATTTCCTCGAGCTGGTTGGGAAAATAAAGTTCCTAGAACAGCACAAGATTTTGAACATTATTGGTTGAACTCGCCACAATACCAAGAATTAATGCAAGAAATTAAAGACTacaatgatgaaattgatgaagatgaaactAGAGGTAAATATTATGAATCAATTCAACAAGAGAAAATGAAAGGTGCTAGAACCAAATCTCCTTTTACGATTAGTTATTTagaacaattgaaattatgcTTTATTAGAAGTTATCAAAGAATTTTGGGTGATAGTGCTTATACATTGACACTTATGTTTGCTTCAGTTGCTCAAGCTTTTGTTGCTGGTTctttatattataatacCCCTGATGATGTTTCCGGGGCATTTTCTCGAGGTGGGGTCATTTTCTTTGCTGTTTTGTTTATGTCTTTAATGGGATTAGCAGAAATCTCTGCTTCATTTAGTAGTCGAccaattttgatgaaacaaaaaaattataccATGTATCATCCATCAGCAGATTCCCTTTCCAATTTTGTCATGTCTATTCCAATTAgtattttcatcaatacgTTCTTTGTCATTATCTTGTATTTCTTATCCAATTTAGCTCGTGATGCCGGTAagtttttcatttgttatttgtttgttatCATGCTACATTTGACAATGAAATCAATGTTTCAAGCAATTGCCGCAATCAACAAGAGTATTGCTGGTGCAAATGCTATGGGTGGGATTTCGGTGTTGGCATCATTAATGTATTCATCATATATGATTCAGCGTCCTTCAATGCATCCATGGTTCAAATGGATCTCGTACATCAACCCAGTGTTGTATGCTTTTGAAGCCGTTATTGCTTCTGAATTCCATGGTCGTAAAATGCAATGTACTTCTCAATACCTTACCCCATCAGGACCAGGATATGAGAATTTAGGTGCTGGTGAACAAGTTTGTACATTTATTGGGTCTGTTCCAGGACAAAGTTGGGTTTTAGGTGATGATTATTTAAGAATTGCTTATACTTATCGATTCAGTCATGTTTGGAGAAATTTAGGGATTTTGTTTGGGTTTTTGGCATTTTTCCTTACTATTGCCACGCTTGGTACTGAATACGTTAAACCAATTACTGGAGGTGGtgataaattattgtttttaaaaGGTAAAGTTCCTGAACATATCACATTGCCCCtggaaagaaaagaagaagatatcGAATCGGGCGGTGATACAACTGCTACGTCTAATGGTACTCTTTCTCAAGGCAAACTGGATGATGAAAAAGGTGCCATTGTCGATGAAGGATTGAAAGCTAAGGGGGTATTTGTTTGGAAAGATGTCGATTATGTAATTCCTTATGAAGGCAAAAAGCGTCAATTGTTACAAAATGTTAGTGGATACTGTGTTCCTGGTACATTAACTGCGTTGATGGGTGAATCAGGTGCAGGTAAAACAACATTGTTAAATGTATTGGCTCAACGTATTGATTTTGGGGTAATAACTGGTGATATGTTAGTCAATGGTCGTCCTTTGGATACATCATTTAGTCGTCGTACTGGTTATgtccaacaacaagatattCATTTTTCTGAAGTCACGGTGAGAGAATCATTACAATTTGCAGCTAGGTTAAGAAGATCTAATGATGTAAGTGATGCTGAGAAATTAGAATATGTGgaaaaaatcattgatgTGTTGGATATGCGTGGATATGCCGATGCCGTTGTTGGAAGGTTAGGTAATGGATTAAACGTTGAACAACGTAAAAAATTGTCGATTGGGGTTGAATTGGTTGCCAAACCATCTTTATTGCTTTTCCTCGATGAACCCACTTCAGGTTTAGATTCACAATCTGCTTGGGCCATTGTTAAATTGTTGAGAGATTTAGCCAATGCTGGACAATCGATTTTATGTACTATTCATCAACCTTCAGCCACtttatttgaagaatttgatcggttgttgttattgaaaaaaggtGGGATTGTCACTTATTTTGGAGACATTGGTCCAAGATCACGTACCATATTGgattattttgaaagaaatgGAGCTCGTCATTGTGATGATAAGGAAAATCCAGCAGAATATATTTTAGAAGCAATTGGTGCTGGTGCAACTGCATCTACTGAATTTGATTGGGGTGACATTTGGGCTCAATCACCAGAAAAAGTACAAACTGATGCTAAGCGTGATGAATTAATCAAAGAATCAGCTCAAAATGCTGCAGACACCActacatcatcatcagaaaAGAACCTGACCAGCAAATATGCTACTCCGTATTGGTACCAATTCCGTCATGTGACCCATAGAACCTCCTTGATCTTTTATCGTGATCCAGATTACATTGCAGCAAAGATTTTCTTGATGACAATTGCTGGATTATTTATTGGGTTTACATTCTTTGGATTGAAACATACTAAAACTGGTGCTCAAAATGGTATGTTTTGTGCATTTTTATCATGTGTTATTGCTGCTCCTCTTATTAATCAAATGTTAGAAAAGGCAGCTCTGAGAGATATTTATGAGGTTCGTGagaaattatcaaacaCTTATCATTGGTCGCTTTTAATTTTACCACAAGTCATATTTGAAGTGATTTATATGATTATTGGTGGGACAATTATGTTTGTTTGTCTTTATTTCCCTACCCAAGTGAACACTGTTGCTCTGCATTCTggaattttttatttcagTCAAGCTATTTTCCTTCAAACCTTTGCTGTTTCATTTGGGTTAATGGTGCTGTATGTTTCCCCCGATGTTGAGAGTGCTTCAGTGATTGTTTCATTCTTGTATACATTTATTGTATCATTTTCTGGAGTTGTTCAACCAGTCGATCTTATGCCTGGATTTTGGACATTTATGAATAAAGTATCACCATATACTTATTTCATCCAGAATCttgtttcatcatttttacATGATAGAACCATTCGATGCAATGCTAAAGAATTATCATATTTTAATCCACCATCAGGAGAAACTTGTAAAGAATTTGCTAGTGCATTTATTAGTCGTCATGGTGGgtatttgattgatgatgGGGCAACTTCAAACTGTGGGTATTGTAGTTTTAGCAATGCTGATGAATATTTATTGACCATTGGAGTTAAGTTTGCTTATAGATGGAGAAATATTGGATTTTTCTGTGCTtacattattttcaatattagtATTTGCTTAATACTTTATTACTTTATAAGATATAGAAAAATATCTTTGAATGTTACTGGATTGATTagcaaattcaaaaaatccaaaatctaa